The Hymenobacter sp. GOD-10R genome includes a window with the following:
- a CDS encoding response regulator transcription factor yields the protein MSTPSGAVLLAAPPTLHRSGLDVTLRGAWPELTLRIVPDPDQLSALLQHQRFALVIADSTVPGSSLLAQLLHLRLRHSSQQMLLLTDARLSTATRQQIAQSGYPLLSRNAMPTEVVATVGELLARAGSSLFSAPSSYTRPGKPATALSRRELEVLRLVVDDCCNQEIADRLYVSVRTVESHRRALLQKTGAKTLVGLVVQAVREGWVQVA from the coding sequence ATGTCTACGCCGTCAGGAGCGGTCTTACTTGCCGCCCCACCTACTCTGCATCGCTCAGGTTTGGACGTTACGCTACGCGGAGCTTGGCCTGAGCTAACCCTGCGCATCGTGCCCGACCCCGACCAGCTATCAGCGCTTCTTCAGCATCAGCGCTTTGCCCTAGTCATCGCCGACAGTACTGTGCCTGGGTCTAGCTTACTGGCCCAGCTCCTGCACCTGCGACTACGACACTCATCTCAGCAGATGCTCTTGCTCACGGACGCACGCCTATCAACTGCGACTCGCCAGCAGATCGCGCAGTCAGGCTATCCGCTCCTGTCCCGTAACGCCATGCCAACCGAAGTAGTAGCCACTGTTGGAGAGCTACTCGCACGCGCTGGGAGCAGCTTATTCTCTGCTCCCTCTTCCTATACGCGCCCTGGCAAGCCTGCTACTGCCTTGAGTCGTCGGGAATTAGAGGTGCTGCGCTTGGTAGTAGACGACTGCTGCAATCAGGAAATAGCGGACCGCTTGTACGTGAGCGTGCGCACCGTAGAGAGCCACCGCCGCGCCTTGCTTCAGAAAACGGGCGCCAAAACGCTGGTCGGCTTGGTGGTACAGGCAGTGCGTGAAGGCTGGGTGCAGGTAGCGTAG
- a CDS encoding membrane dipeptidase → MAYFDLHAHPVLKAHLSGTQTANRRPVWSSDQDDIPVASPLVLFMRNILRHQANLYQLEAGEVKLSVSVHHSPEIGMVESNLFHTVANQIPSFVSPALLREVQQVGKPEKRTYFDHLCDSLALLPDDLTGPQGQRVNVLRSLVEYDPEALNFIRAIEGAHCLYSDPTGESAADNLQTLLNEGHRFLYLTLAHLTDNHICTHAFGMRMKVGPVTVSRNEAFYPRGMGLTDTGKNLIRVALKAGVLIDVKHLSSASRIQYYELRQTEFPNVPILCSHGAAAGCSRDKPPIRKAVAHHTIENLVVVHYKQGGFLKPRITPQDFNCWSINMYDEDIREIVASGGMIGISLDKRILGVNKTAKEIFSREEYDLIKVRPEVTPAQQEPAADADVEDEDDLLEADELADMAEARQSLAHDEAGISALEFAQRRHLKFLAHQILYMVSVGGKDTWDCLCIGSDFDGLIVPVKCARSVLDFDDIEDALVKRLVGLADNDPHTDYGLTPSNVRERVRGLLWRNGWQFLERHFNQAM, encoded by the coding sequence ATGGCCTACTTCGACTTACACGCCCACCCGGTATTGAAGGCGCACTTGAGCGGCACCCAAACCGCGAACCGCCGCCCCGTATGGTCTAGTGACCAAGACGACATACCTGTTGCCTCCCCGCTGGTTCTCTTTATGCGCAACATTTTGCGGCATCAAGCCAACCTGTACCAATTGGAAGCAGGGGAGGTAAAACTGAGCGTGTCGGTGCACCACTCCCCCGAGATTGGGATGGTAGAAAGCAACCTTTTTCACACTGTTGCTAATCAGATTCCCTCTTTTGTTAGCCCCGCTTTGCTGCGCGAGGTACAGCAAGTTGGGAAACCGGAGAAGCGGACGTACTTCGATCATCTGTGCGACTCGCTGGCGCTGTTGCCCGATGATCTCACGGGGCCACAAGGGCAGCGCGTGAACGTGCTCCGCAGCCTTGTCGAGTACGACCCGGAAGCTCTCAACTTCATCCGGGCCATTGAGGGGGCGCACTGCCTCTACAGCGACCCGACCGGCGAATCGGCCGCGGACAACTTACAAACGTTGCTGAACGAAGGTCACCGTTTTCTATACCTGACCCTAGCTCACCTTACTGACAATCATATCTGCACCCACGCTTTCGGGATGCGCATGAAAGTTGGCCCCGTTACAGTTAGCCGCAATGAGGCGTTCTACCCGCGCGGCATGGGTCTGACGGACACCGGCAAAAACCTGATTCGCGTAGCGCTGAAAGCCGGCGTCCTGATCGACGTGAAGCACCTAAGCAGCGCCAGCCGGATACAGTACTACGAGTTGCGGCAAACGGAATTTCCTAATGTCCCTATCCTGTGCAGCCACGGCGCGGCGGCTGGTTGTAGTCGCGACAAGCCACCTATTCGCAAGGCAGTGGCGCATCACACCATAGAAAACTTGGTAGTGGTGCACTACAAGCAGGGCGGCTTCCTCAAACCTAGGATAACGCCGCAGGATTTCAACTGCTGGTCAATCAATATGTACGACGAGGACATCCGCGAAATCGTAGCGTCGGGTGGGATGATCGGTATTTCGCTTGACAAGCGCATTCTGGGCGTGAATAAAACCGCGAAGGAAATCTTCAGCCGCGAAGAATATGACCTAATTAAGGTTCGCCCGGAGGTAACACCGGCGCAACAAGAGCCCGCCGCAGATGCCGACGTGGAGGACGAAGACGACCTACTCGAAGCCGACGAGCTAGCCGACATGGCCGAAGCACGCCAGTCGCTTGCCCATGACGAAGCCGGTATCAGCGCCCTGGAGTTTGCCCAGCGGCGCCATCTTAAGTTCCTGGCTCATCAGATTCTGTACATGGTGAGCGTGGGCGGAAAAGATACCTGGGACTGCCTGTGTATCGGCTCCGACTTCGACGGCCTTATTGTGCCCGTGAAATGCGCCCGCTCTGTGCTAGACTTCGATGATATTGAGGACGCCTTGGTCAAGCGCCTGGTGGGCCTAGCCGATAACGACCCACATACCGACTACGGCCTGACGCCCAGCAATGTGCGCGAGCGGGTGCGGGGCCTACTCTGGCGCAACGGTTGGCAGTTTCTGGAGCGGCACTTCAACCAAGCCATGTAG
- a CDS encoding phosphoheptose isomerase, which translates to MSTENQKETLFQQTEQQLEQQGFSIDKQDQSRPWGGFFVINEDQAQQFADTYFDGLSVDTLRISGKLSPKILIVAPQKRLSWQYHFRRAEIWKVLQGPVGVVTSDTDEEGELKTYAPGELITLKQGERHRLVGLNDWGVLAEIWQHTNADQPSDEDDIVRVQDDFGR; encoded by the coding sequence ATGAGCACTGAAAATCAGAAGGAAACCCTTTTTCAACAAACCGAGCAGCAACTTGAGCAGCAAGGCTTCTCTATCGACAAGCAAGATCAGTCGCGCCCATGGGGTGGCTTCTTCGTAATCAACGAAGATCAAGCTCAGCAATTCGCTGACACGTATTTTGACGGCTTGTCGGTTGATACCCTGCGCATTTCGGGCAAGCTGAGTCCCAAGATTCTGATTGTGGCGCCTCAGAAGCGTTTGTCGTGGCAGTATCACTTCCGCCGCGCCGAGATTTGGAAGGTGCTACAAGGTCCGGTTGGCGTGGTAACGAGCGATACGGACGAAGAAGGCGAGCTGAAAACCTACGCGCCCGGTGAGCTAATCACGCTGAAGCAGGGCGAGCGGCACCGCCTCGTGGGCCTGAACGATTGGGGCGTGCTAGCCGAGATTTGGCAGCACACGAACGCCGATCAGCCTTCAGATGAAGATGATATCGTACGTGTCCAAGACGATTTTGGTCGCTAG